One window of the Parasphingopyxis algicola genome contains the following:
- a CDS encoding PQQ-dependent dehydrogenase, methanol/ethanol family, whose amino-acid sequence MRVSIGRLWIGLALALGVAACSSGTDQDGGTTSTARGAAKVDGEFLATGGDGSDWAAASYSYAEQRFSPLDQINTDNVAGLGVAWSAELPDARAQEATPIVVDGIMYITGPWSKVFAFDARNGEPLWTFDPEVPHSVLQNTCCDAVNRGVAVWRGKLYLGTLDGRLIALDAITGAQLWSEQTTDRDRPYTITGVPRVVNNRVIIGNGGAEFGVRGYVSAYDANTGGLEWRFYTVPNPDGEPDGAASDEVLRTAARTWSVTGQWRESGGGGTVWDSIVYDHELNQLYIGVGNGSPWNHGVRSDGQGDNLFLSSIVALNPDTGEYLWHYQETPGETWDYTATQSMILTDLEIDGETRQVILHAPKNGFFFVIDRETGSLISAEAFVDGVNWATGYDLETGRPIENEAARYYRTGEMFIANPGPIGAHNWHPMAFSPLTGLAYIPANIVPQAFLPPTTEDHSALGPIGFNTGTNLEDGALPRDEATLRALISTVRGQLVAWDPVAQEARWTVDYPTPWNGGILTTAGNLVFQGTATGQFKAYAADTGEELWSMNVQSGVLAGASTFLIDGVQHIAFTTGRGGAFQITAGAADITAGEVPNIPRLIVLRLDGTGVLPDAPDTERELLDPPESTGTSEQIARGQQLYLRYCMVCHGEGAVGGGINPDMRFSGYLTSDAAWRDVVVDGSLADNGMPGFSDVLSPDLAEAIRLYVIDKANEDIARLRARREEEGQADTPS is encoded by the coding sequence ATGCGTGTGTCGATTGGGCGTTTGTGGATCGGACTGGCTCTGGCACTCGGCGTTGCGGCCTGTTCGTCGGGAACCGATCAGGACGGCGGAACGACGAGCACGGCACGGGGCGCGGCGAAGGTCGACGGGGAATTCCTCGCGACCGGTGGCGACGGCAGCGACTGGGCCGCCGCCAGCTACAGCTATGCCGAACAACGCTTCAGCCCGCTCGACCAGATCAACACCGACAATGTCGCAGGTCTGGGCGTCGCCTGGTCCGCCGAGCTTCCCGATGCGCGCGCGCAGGAGGCGACGCCGATTGTCGTCGACGGCATCATGTACATCACCGGGCCGTGGTCGAAGGTCTTCGCCTTCGATGCGCGCAACGGCGAGCCGCTCTGGACCTTCGACCCCGAAGTGCCGCACTCGGTACTGCAGAATACCTGTTGCGACGCCGTCAATCGCGGGGTCGCGGTGTGGCGCGGCAAACTCTATCTGGGCACGCTTGACGGACGGTTGATCGCGCTCGATGCGATTACCGGGGCGCAGCTCTGGTCGGAGCAGACGACCGATCGCGACCGCCCCTATACGATCACCGGCGTGCCGCGGGTCGTCAACAATCGCGTGATCATCGGAAATGGTGGCGCCGAGTTCGGCGTGCGCGGCTATGTCTCGGCCTATGACGCCAATACGGGCGGGCTCGAATGGCGCTTCTACACCGTGCCCAATCCCGACGGCGAGCCGGACGGCGCCGCATCCGACGAAGTCCTGCGGACCGCGGCACGCACCTGGTCGGTAACCGGTCAGTGGCGAGAATCCGGCGGCGGCGGGACGGTCTGGGACTCGATCGTCTACGACCATGAACTGAACCAGCTCTATATCGGAGTCGGCAACGGCAGTCCGTGGAACCATGGCGTTCGCTCGGACGGCCAGGGCGACAATCTGTTCCTCTCCTCGATCGTCGCGCTCAATCCCGACACCGGCGAATATCTCTGGCACTATCAGGAGACGCCGGGCGAAACCTGGGATTATACCGCGACCCAGTCGATGATCCTCACCGATCTCGAGATCGACGGCGAAACCCGACAGGTCATCCTGCATGCGCCGAAGAACGGCTTCTTCTTCGTCATCGATCGCGAAACGGGATCGCTGATCTCGGCGGAAGCATTTGTCGACGGCGTGAACTGGGCGACGGGCTACGACCTGGAAACCGGCCGGCCGATCGAGAACGAAGCCGCGCGCTATTATCGGACGGGCGAAATGTTCATCGCCAATCCCGGCCCGATCGGCGCGCATAACTGGCATCCGATGGCGTTCAGCCCGCTGACCGGGCTGGCCTATATCCCGGCCAACATCGTTCCCCAGGCCTTTCTCCCGCCGACCACCGAAGACCATTCGGCGCTCGGCCCGATCGGCTTCAATACCGGCACCAACCTCGAAGACGGCGCGCTGCCGCGCGACGAAGCAACGCTGCGCGCGCTGATCTCGACCGTCCGCGGCCAGCTCGTCGCCTGGGATCCGGTGGCCCAGGAGGCACGCTGGACCGTCGACTATCCGACGCCGTGGAACGGCGGCATCCTGACGACCGCCGGCAATCTCGTATTCCAGGGCACCGCGACCGGGCAGTTCAAGGCCTATGCGGCCGATACGGGCGAAGAGCTCTGGTCGATGAACGTCCAGTCGGGCGTGCTCGCCGGCGCGTCGACCTTCCTGATCGACGGCGTCCAGCATATCGCCTTCACGACCGGGCGCGGCGGCGCGTTCCAGATCACTGCGGGCGCGGCCGATATCACGGCCGGCGAGGTGCCGAACATACCCCGGCTGATCGTCTTGCGGCTCGACGGTACCGGTGTCCTGCCCGACGCGCCGGACACCGAGCGCGAATTGCTGGATCCGCCGGAATCGACCGGCACGTCCGAACAGATCGCGCGCGGCCAGCAGCTTTATCTGCGCTATTGCATGGTCTGCCACGGCGAGGGCGCGGTCGGCGGCGGGATCAACCCCGACATGCGCTTCTCCGGTTACCTGACCAGCGATGCCGCCTGGCGCGACGTCGTGGTCGACGGTTCGCTCGCCGACAACGGCATGCCGGGCTTCTCCGACGTGCTGTCGCCCGATCTCGCCGAGGCCATTCGCCTCTACGTGATCGACAAGGCGAACGAGGATATCGCCCGCCTCCGTGCGCGGCGCGAAGAAGAGGGCCAGGCGGACACGCCCTCCTGA